A genomic segment from Desulfurella amilsii encodes:
- a CDS encoding biotin--[acetyl-CoA-carboxylase] ligase: MLEILYSNKGNFVSSEYLCSITQISRIAIWQHIKKLQKLGYIIEAKRGVGYKLTQNPPDLLNLYEIEKLKHTTAVENIFFFENTTSTMDEAKKISENNKNLAHKSLIVALNQTQGRGRKNRHWLSFGENIYASYIYLPKNLMPQDGLFVMFAGCIAIVLALKQIGIDAKIKWPNDCLVSDKKIAGVLVDAKSDISSIDEIIIGFGVNINWADIPEETNATSVYEVTKKTTDRLFILDKIVQYLEALIKLIENKRKSNIIKLWRLYDTTLSRKVEIISDSKKIIGKASDIDEYGFLLVETQNGIQRIITSDSVRFL, translated from the coding sequence ATGTTGGAAATTCTATACAGTAATAAAGGTAACTTTGTTAGTAGTGAATATTTGTGCTCAATAACCCAAATATCAAGGATTGCCATTTGGCAACATATCAAAAAATTACAAAAGTTAGGCTATATTATTGAAGCAAAAAGGGGTGTAGGTTATAAACTGACTCAAAATCCACCTGATTTACTTAACCTTTACGAGATTGAAAAATTAAAGCATACAACGGCTGTTGAAAATATATTTTTTTTTGAAAATACTACTTCTACAATGGATGAGGCAAAAAAAATCTCAGAAAATAATAAAAATTTAGCTCACAAATCGCTTATAGTTGCACTTAATCAAACGCAAGGTCGAGGTCGCAAAAACAGACACTGGTTATCGTTTGGTGAAAATATATATGCTTCTTATATTTATTTGCCCAAAAATCTCATGCCACAAGATGGTTTATTTGTAATGTTTGCAGGTTGCATTGCTATAGTGCTAGCCCTAAAGCAAATTGGCATTGATGCCAAAATTAAATGGCCAAATGATTGTCTTGTAAGCGATAAAAAAATAGCGGGCGTGTTAGTTGATGCAAAAAGCGATATATCTTCAATAGACGAAATTATTATCGGTTTTGGTGTAAATATAAATTGGGCTGATATACCAGAAGAAACCAATGCAACAAGTGTATATGAGGTTACAAAAAAAACCACTGATAGGTTGTTCATTTTGGACAAAATTGTGCAATATTTAGAAGCACTTATTAAACTAATTGAAAATAAACGAAAAAGTAATATAATTAAGCTATGGAGATTATACGACACAACACTTAGCAGAAAGGTAGAAATTATTAGTGATTCTAAAAAAATTATTGGTAAGGCTAGTGACATAGATGAATATGGTTTTTTGCTTGTAGAGACTCAAAATGGGATACAAAGGATTATTACTTCTGATAGCGTGAGGTTTTTGTGA
- a CDS encoding HAMP domain-containing protein: MFKKSIRTKIVAYTFSIMLIVSVLFSIISLYNLLTLRSFFINSSKNVFEAQANHYLEDEVKSYSKIIEANLTIKEKMCDSTVNFLLKAQDPKQYIPNIYTVMNKDLNIKGVAVLDKNFSVQYAYPADVKFDGAITRLKSHEYKKFSKNSYFVDFYLNKDKNAYFAFLFPFKDDSYILFEIDPIGIFSILQSAQIKPMSDKYLWMTDAKGVLVFDPKVKEHPLITLKDHVDLTNPENGEKLAYLMTNYILKGKTGTSYYTFRGVEKYVGYTSVPQAGWALGLTLPISSLLEGVGKLNQQINSKTILMLGIFSFFSVITILIALFFSMWASNRIVRPILDATNTINAIIMGDVSKRITYESNDELGELVKSVNNLMDALAQTLANLGDIAVNKENEDEQL, from the coding sequence TTGTTTAAAAAAAGCATAAGAACAAAAATCGTAGCGTATACTTTTTCGATAATGCTTATAGTTTCAGTGTTATTTAGTATTATTTCTTTGTATAATTTACTTACTTTAAGGAGTTTTTTTATAAACTCAAGTAAAAATGTTTTTGAAGCGCAAGCAAATCATTATTTAGAAGACGAGGTAAAAAGTTATTCAAAAATTATAGAAGCTAATTTAACCATCAAAGAAAAGATGTGCGATTCTACCGTTAATTTTCTCCTAAAAGCGCAAGACCCTAAACAGTATATACCAAATATTTATACTGTAATGAATAAAGATTTAAATATAAAAGGCGTAGCTGTTTTGGATAAGAATTTTTCAGTTCAGTATGCTTACCCAGCTGATGTAAAATTTGATGGTGCAATAACTCGATTAAAATCGCACGAGTATAAGAAATTTTCAAAGAACTCTTATTTTGTTGATTTTTACTTAAATAAAGACAAAAATGCGTATTTTGCTTTTTTGTTTCCTTTTAAAGATGATAGCTACATCCTTTTTGAAATAGATCCTATAGGAATATTTTCAATATTGCAAAGTGCACAAATTAAGCCAATGAGCGATAAGTATTTATGGATGACGGATGCAAAGGGTGTTTTGGTGTTTGACCCAAAGGTTAAAGAACATCCTCTTATTACATTAAAAGACCATGTAGATTTGACTAACCCAGAAAATGGTGAAAAGTTAGCATATTTAATGACAAACTATATATTGAAAGGAAAAACCGGCACATCTTACTATACATTTCGCGGTGTTGAAAAATATGTTGGATATACTTCAGTGCCTCAAGCTGGTTGGGCTTTAGGTTTAACATTACCTATTAGCAGCTTATTAGAAGGTGTTGGCAAACTTAATCAGCAGATTAACTCTAAAACAATTTTAATGCTTGGGATTTTTTCATTTTTTAGTGTTATTACTATTTTAATAGCGCTATTTTTTAGCATGTGGGCATCAAATAGAATAGTAAGGCCCATTTTGGATGCTACAAATACAATCAATGCGATAATAATGGGCGATGTTTCAAAGCGTATAACATATGAAAGCAATGATGAGTTAGGCGAGCTTGTAAAATCTGTCAATAATTTGATGGATGCTTTGGCTCAAACATTGGCTAATTTAGGCGATATTGCCGTTAACAAGGAGAACGAAGATGAGCAGCTTTAA
- the rodA gene encoding rod shape-determining protein RodA gives MLLQLDRRKFKYFDYYLFIAVCLLGVLSVFLIYSTDAGRVFYNKQILWELLGVFLCLLVANMDLKLIKSYAFVFYIFVLFILIVVFFIGFVGHGAKRWISLGFFNIQPSEFMKLAIILVLAAYFDEYIKSSKYNFNDLYLPLALILIPAVLIIKQPDLGTALIILIVGFGIILSVGVKKTFLIKSIIFLLIAAPFFWSLLKNYQKERLIAFINPYLSPHTFGYHIIQSEIAVGSGGIFGKTAAKATQTVLNFLPENHTDFIFAAFSEQWGFVSAVVLISLYVFIIFRCLSFIDVASSIFEKIVVIGVTIMLSVSMIFNIGMTIGLLPVVGVPLPFVSYGGSAVITNFIAIGILLNIKIKNQIYR, from the coding sequence ATGTTATTGCAATTAGATAGAAGAAAATTTAAATATTTTGATTATTATTTATTTATAGCTGTGTGTTTACTTGGGGTTTTGAGTGTTTTTTTGATTTATAGCACTGATGCAGGCCGGGTATTTTATAACAAACAGATATTATGGGAATTACTTGGGGTTTTTTTATGTTTGCTTGTGGCAAATATGGACTTAAAGCTAATTAAATCCTATGCTTTTGTATTTTATATTTTTGTATTATTTATCTTAATAGTAGTGTTTTTTATAGGTTTTGTTGGTCATGGTGCAAAACGCTGGATTTCGTTAGGCTTTTTTAATATACAGCCATCTGAGTTTATGAAGTTGGCAATTATTCTTGTTTTGGCTGCGTATTTTGATGAGTACATAAAAAGCTCTAAGTATAATTTTAATGATTTGTACCTGCCACTGGCTTTAATTTTAATCCCTGCCGTTTTAATTATAAAGCAACCAGATTTGGGCACAGCCTTAATTATTCTTATCGTTGGGTTTGGCATAATATTAAGCGTTGGCGTAAAGAAAACATTTTTGATTAAATCTATCATTTTTTTGCTTATTGCAGCCCCATTTTTTTGGAGTTTATTAAAGAATTATCAAAAAGAACGCCTTATTGCATTTATCAATCCCTACCTTTCGCCACATACATTTGGTTATCACATTATACAATCAGAAATCGCCGTTGGCTCTGGGGGTATTTTTGGTAAAACAGCAGCCAAAGCCACACAAACCGTGCTGAACTTTTTACCAGAAAACCATACAGATTTTATATTTGCTGCTTTTAGCGAGCAATGGGGGTTTGTAAGTGCTGTGGTACTAATTAGTTTATATGTGTTTATTATTTTTAGGTGTTTGTCATTTATAGATGTCGCTAGTTCAATTTTTGAAAAAATTGTAGTAATAGGTGTCACTATAATGTTATCTGTTTCTATGATATTCAATATTGGCATGACTATTGGTTTGCTGCCTGTTGTTGGTGTGCCTTTGCCTTTTGTAAGTTATGGTGGTTCTGCTGTTATAACTAATTTTATTGCAATCGGGATTTTACTTAATATTAAAATAAAAAATCAAATCTATAGGTGA
- the thiC gene encoding phosphomethylpyrimidine synthase ThiC, whose protein sequence is MTQIEYAQKGIATKQIKEVAAKEKRSEEFIMEGLIKGTMVIPKNINHQIEAMGVGKGLKTKVNANIGTSSDIVDINAELLKVKAAIEAKADSIMDLSTGGDLDFFRRKILEESTIVVGNVPIYQAAVEVATREGSIINLTKDYLLKTIEKQAQDGIDYMTLHCGVTQSSLERLIKQRRIEDIVSRGGSFLAVWMLYHEKENPLYEYFDDVLEIIKKYDVTISLGDGFRPGAIADATDRSQIEELIILGELHKKALSVGVQSMIEGPGHVPIDQIITNAKIEEAVCENAPFYVLGPVVTDIAPGYDHITSAIGGALMASYGADMLCYVTKAEHVRLPNPEDVREGVIVTRIAAHAADIAKKIPGAIDWDIEMSKARKDLNWNKMMELSIDPEYVKAQRQSSLPKENDVCTMCGKFCAIKLLNKALRNR, encoded by the coding sequence ATGACGCAAATTGAGTATGCCCAAAAAGGCATTGCTACAAAACAAATTAAAGAAGTTGCAGCCAAAGAAAAAAGAAGCGAAGAATTTATAATGGAAGGTTTAATAAAAGGAACAATGGTAATACCAAAAAACATAAATCATCAAATTGAAGCAATGGGTGTAGGTAAAGGCTTAAAAACGAAAGTAAATGCCAACATTGGCACTTCAAGTGATATAGTTGATATAAATGCAGAATTACTAAAAGTAAAAGCGGCAATTGAGGCCAAAGCTGATTCAATTATGGATCTGTCAACAGGTGGTGACCTGGATTTTTTTAGAAGAAAAATCTTAGAAGAGTCAACTATCGTGGTTGGAAATGTTCCAATATATCAAGCTGCGGTTGAAGTTGCAACAAGGGAAGGTTCCATCATAAATTTAACAAAGGATTATTTATTAAAGACCATAGAAAAACAGGCTCAAGATGGGATTGATTACATGACACTGCACTGCGGAGTAACTCAAAGCTCGCTCGAAAGATTAATCAAACAGAGAAGGATAGAAGATATAGTCTCAAGAGGCGGTTCTTTCTTAGCTGTTTGGATGCTTTATCACGAGAAAGAAAACCCGCTTTATGAGTATTTTGACGATGTACTTGAAATTATCAAAAAATATGATGTTACGATATCTTTAGGTGATGGCTTCAGACCAGGTGCCATAGCTGATGCCACAGATAGATCGCAAATTGAAGAGTTAATTATTTTAGGAGAATTGCACAAGAAGGCTTTAAGTGTGGGCGTGCAGTCTATGATAGAAGGTCCAGGCCATGTACCCATTGATCAGATTATTACAAATGCAAAAATCGAAGAAGCTGTGTGCGAAAATGCACCGTTTTATGTGTTAGGTCCAGTTGTTACAGATATTGCACCAGGCTATGACCATATAACAAGCGCTATTGGTGGTGCGCTTATGGCTTCATATGGCGCAGATATGCTGTGCTATGTGACAAAAGCCGAGCATGTGAGACTGCCAAACCCAGAAGATGTAAGGGAAGGCGTCATAGTAACGCGTATAGCAGCTCATGCAGCAGATATTGCAAAAAAGATTCCAGGCGCAATTGATTGGGATATAGAAATGTCAAAGGCAAGGAAAGACCTTAATTGGAACAAAATGATGGAGTTGTCTATTGACCCAGAATATGTGAAAGCACAAAGACAGTCTTCTTTGCCGAAAGAAAATGATGTATGCACAATGTGTGGTAAATTTTGCGCAATCAAATTACTAAACAAAGCTTTGCGCAATAGATAA
- the purB gene encoding adenylosuccinate lyase: MIERYTRKIMGDVWTQENKYQKWLEVELAIMQANEVMGTIPAGITESVRKEAKFNVNRIEEIEEVTRHDIVAFNENVREYLTPLEGSFLHYGVTSSDIVDTANALLLKQSSEIIIEDIKQLLETLKKRAFEFKDTPMIGRSHGIHAEPITFGFVIALWYEEMKRNLQRMQQAKESISYGKISGSMGTFANVDIKVEERACEILGLRPAPISNQIIQRDRYAQYMTTLAIIAATIEKIALQIRHYQRTEVQEAEEFFHGGQKGSSSMPHKRNPVLSENLDGLARLVRSNALCALENVALWHERDISHSSNERIILPDSSIAVDFMLNRLNDILTKLVVYKDKMLENLNLTRGVIYSQRVMLKLIEKGLDKETAYKITQSKAFESWNNRLDYKTILSKDETINKYLSYKELNECFEHTYFIRNIDKIFERVFDK; this comes from the coding sequence ATGATTGAGCGCTATACAAGAAAAATTATGGGTGATGTTTGGACGCAAGAGAATAAATATCAAAAATGGCTCGAAGTAGAACTTGCAATTATGCAGGCAAACGAAGTAATGGGCACAATCCCTGCTGGTATAACAGAAAGTGTTAGAAAGGAAGCAAAGTTTAATGTAAATCGCATTGAAGAAATTGAAGAGGTAACACGCCATGATATTGTAGCTTTTAATGAAAATGTAAGAGAATATTTGACGCCCCTTGAAGGTAGTTTTTTGCATTATGGTGTTACTTCGTCTGATATTGTAGATACGGCAAACGCATTACTTTTAAAACAATCATCTGAAATAATAATCGAAGATATAAAACAACTGCTTGAAACTTTAAAAAAGCGCGCTTTTGAGTTTAAAGATACACCTATGATTGGTCGCTCTCACGGTATACACGCAGAGCCAATAACATTTGGGTTTGTAATTGCTCTGTGGTATGAAGAAATGAAAAGAAACCTACAGAGGATGCAGCAAGCCAAAGAGTCTATCTCATACGGTAAGATTTCTGGTTCTATGGGGACATTTGCAAATGTTGATATTAAAGTAGAAGAGCGTGCGTGTGAAATTTTAGGATTAAGGCCTGCTCCTATATCAAACCAAATTATACAAAGGGATAGATATGCCCAGTATATGACAACACTAGCTATAATTGCGGCAACTATCGAAAAAATTGCTTTACAGATAAGACACTACCAAAGAACCGAGGTGCAGGAGGCAGAAGAGTTTTTTCATGGTGGCCAAAAAGGTTCATCAAGTATGCCCCACAAAAGAAACCCAGTGTTAAGTGAAAACCTAGATGGTCTTGCAAGACTTGTTAGGTCAAATGCACTGTGTGCTTTAGAAAATGTTGCCCTATGGCATGAGCGCGATATTAGTCACTCTTCAAATGAGCGTATAATACTGCCAGATTCAAGTATTGCAGTAGATTTTATGCTAAACAGGCTAAATGATATATTGACAAAATTGGTTGTGTATAAGGATAAAATGCTAGAAAACCTAAACTTGACAAGAGGTGTTATATACTCCCAAAGGGTAATGCTAAAGCTCATAGAAAAAGGACTCGACAAGGAAACTGCATACAAGATTACACAAAGTAAGGCTTTTGAATCGTGGAATAATAGATTGGATTACAAAACAATACTTTCGAAAGATGAAACAATTAATAAATATTTAAGTTATAAAGAATTGAATGAGTGTTTCGAGCATACTTATTTTATAAGGAATATTGACAAAATATTCGAACGAGTATTTGATAAATAG
- a CDS encoding diguanylate cyclase, producing MIEELIAQTLNKAIENNVNLTPYNYYKLFIETATQNGLNLTDLKKYLYEEYKEDELTDQIKERIERIVDNVKKEISNASQNISETLIAQENLHLEDASNAYEEIEKLKKINLSLKMNLEKAMRNIDLERESLEKVKVKVYRDSLTGLYLREYLQIKLKENLYYMERYGRIFSLFMIDVDDFKDINDKFGHQIGDNVLWQIGNLIKKNIRSSDIPVRYGGDEFVVLMPETDINSAKKVAEKFTDKMSKVIFKKKDEEFKVTFSIGLTCVRKDDTLDSIMERVDAALYSSKRSGKNSITVFD from the coding sequence GTGATTGAAGAGCTTATCGCTCAAACATTGAACAAGGCAATAGAAAATAATGTAAACTTAACCCCCTATAATTATTACAAACTTTTTATAGAAACTGCAACGCAAAATGGTTTGAATTTAACTGATTTAAAAAAATACTTGTATGAAGAATACAAAGAAGATGAATTGACAGACCAAATAAAAGAAAGAATTGAAAGAATCGTTGATAATGTAAAAAAAGAAATCTCAAATGCAAGTCAAAATATTAGCGAAACTCTTATTGCTCAAGAAAACCTACACTTAGAAGATGCTTCAAATGCATATGAAGAAATAGAAAAGCTTAAAAAAATAAACCTTTCTTTAAAAATGAATTTAGAAAAAGCTATGAGAAACATTGACCTAGAGCGAGAATCTTTAGAAAAAGTAAAAGTAAAAGTTTACCGTGATAGTTTAACCGGCTTATATTTAAGAGAATATTTGCAAATAAAGTTAAAAGAAAATTTATACTATATGGAGCGCTACGGTCGTATTTTTAGCTTATTTATGATTGATGTGGATGATTTTAAAGACATAAACGACAAGTTTGGACATCAAATTGGAGATAATGTACTGTGGCAAATAGGTAACTTGATAAAGAAAAATATTCGATCATCTGACATACCAGTTCGTTATGGCGGAGATGAATTTGTTGTTTTAATGCCAGAAACGGATATAAATAGCGCAAAAAAAGTGGCGGAAAAGTTTACAGATAAAATGTCTAAGGTTATTTTTAAGAAAAAAGATGAAGAGTTTAAAGTTACTTTTTCTATTGGATTAACTTGTGTGAGAAAGGATGATACGCTAGATTCTATAATGGAAAGGGTTGATGCTGCATTGTACTCGTCAAAACGATCTGGCAAAAACTCCATAACAGTATTTGACTAA
- a CDS encoding sensor histidine kinase produces MNVEIFDLLESCIIVFDIEKRIVYANKNAIMHFDVKLKDDIRSIFQSDDRVVFFDNLMDILNKEGLYKNFIRLLDKNKKVQFCYINGFKNSDSYVFEIIVLSGFNKLGLSQRNLNYNYLKYISQGIAHVLRNPIMSISGFLNLIRKKLPNDMKNDIEPYLEYIQGEFSKIMKIVLDIEIINNVSDLKLEKVNINDFLHSAFENFRLENTLKPIQYRYQFDCGLDLYIDKKLFGLVLEEILKNAYESIEEKGNIFMYCQKEGNNVLINIEDNGGGIDKERLGMLFTPFYSTKPKNIGLGLFISKLIMQAHRGRLRVISKNNTTTVKLILPIEKRSKMRIERLSVV; encoded by the coding sequence GTGAATGTAGAGATTTTTGATTTATTGGAAAGCTGTATAATAGTATTTGATATAGAAAAGCGTATAGTTTATGCAAACAAAAATGCAATAATGCATTTTGATGTAAAATTAAAAGACGACATAAGAAGTATATTCCAATCAGACGATAGGGTTGTATTTTTTGATAATTTAATGGATATATTAAACAAAGAAGGGTTATATAAGAATTTTATACGCCTGCTTGACAAAAATAAAAAAGTGCAATTTTGCTATATTAATGGTTTTAAAAACAGTGATTCTTATGTGTTTGAAATAATAGTACTTTCTGGTTTTAACAAGCTTGGTTTAAGTCAGAGAAACTTAAATTACAATTATTTAAAATATATTTCTCAAGGCATTGCCCATGTACTTAGAAACCCTATAATGTCAATAAGCGGTTTTCTAAATCTTATTAGAAAAAAACTGCCAAATGATATGAAAAATGATATCGAACCTTATCTAGAGTACATTCAAGGCGAGTTTTCAAAAATTATGAAAATTGTACTTGATATTGAGATAATAAATAATGTATCCGATTTAAAATTGGAAAAAGTTAATATTAATGATTTTTTACATAGTGCTTTTGAAAATTTTCGATTGGAAAATACATTAAAGCCTATTCAATATAGGTATCAATTTGACTGTGGCTTGGATTTATACATAGACAAAAAACTTTTTGGTTTAGTTTTAGAGGAGATTTTAAAAAACGCTTACGAATCGATTGAAGAAAAAGGAAACATATTTATGTATTGCCAAAAAGAAGGCAATAATGTATTAATTAATATCGAAGATAATGGTGGAGGCATTGATAAAGAAAGGTTAGGCATGCTGTTCACGCCGTTTTATTCTACAAAACCAAAAAATATTGGTCTAGGTTTATTTATATCAAAACTCATAATGCAAGCTCATAGAGGAAGGTTACGTGTTATTTCTAAAAATAATACAACGACGGTAAAGTTAATTTTACCTATAGAAAAGCGCTCTAAGATGCGCATAGAGAGGCTAAGCGTTGTTTAA
- a CDS encoding cytochrome c3 family protein has product MRVLFFLAFLLLPIISKAANFNDCLSCHKGIEQMPPPHNFSCQSCHVLPKDRNKPLTSHNMIIKNPSAPKYWNTFCYKCHAKQIDDVEHSLHYTAYGEINKTLLTLLHKKTSYTVQDLPSKGKNTLETLSFQFLRENCLKCHISTEGEKGTGLYRPSGCAACHMPLSKDGIYLGKDKAMHGKPSNIAYHSFIKPQMQNCLSCHNKQYVGTDYLGMFPKEFGETYRTPINKEGNFPPVIYGIDYNYLAKDVHYKAGMTCMSCHTKQEVMGNGKFYHNETQSLQVSCQTCHGGYHTKPTRYFKNIKLFNPNIPGHKYHENVSCSACHAQWTIYDFGFYALKDDTKDYTKWSAFTLTGNPQADKFLSNAIGLMEEGKIPPPPMQEDFLTGKLVPGLWHIGYLFTRWEYVILGKMGSKYVILRPMYQYYFSYKNAQGKVIVNNKFMGADWEPYFPHTIGKARSCLFCHGNKTVAGDGFYPLKDNYATNLMRPTTCAQSNVRVLNNKEKENLINYTPLFKKEYLRHLNYYKK; this is encoded by the coding sequence ATGCGGGTTTTGTTTTTTTTGGCTTTTTTGTTGCTTCCTATAATTAGCAAAGCTGCTAATTTTAACGATTGTTTATCTTGCCATAAAGGCATTGAACAAATGCCACCACCACACAACTTTAGCTGTCAATCATGCCATGTATTGCCCAAGGATAGAAATAAGCCACTTACATCACACAACATGATTATAAAAAACCCATCGGCACCTAAATATTGGAATACTTTTTGTTACAAATGCCACGCAAAGCAGATTGATGATGTAGAGCACTCACTGCATTATACAGCCTACGGTGAAATAAACAAAACGCTTTTAACGCTGCTTCACAAAAAAACAAGCTACACAGTCCAAGACCTGCCATCAAAAGGCAAAAACACACTTGAGACACTATCTTTTCAGTTCCTAAGGGAAAATTGTCTTAAATGCCACATATCAACTGAAGGCGAAAAGGGCACTGGTTTATACAGACCTTCTGGGTGTGCTGCCTGCCACATGCCTTTATCAAAAGACGGCATATACCTTGGAAAAGACAAAGCTATGCATGGCAAACCCTCAAATATAGCTTACCACAGTTTTATAAAACCTCAAATGCAAAACTGTTTATCCTGCCACAACAAACAATACGTAGGCACTGATTACTTGGGTATGTTCCCAAAAGAGTTTGGCGAAACATACAGAACCCCAATAAACAAAGAAGGTAATTTTCCTCCTGTGATATACGGCATTGATTACAATTATTTAGCAAAAGATGTACACTACAAAGCAGGTATGACATGTATGTCATGCCACACAAAACAAGAAGTTATGGGAAATGGTAAATTTTATCACAATGAAACGCAAAGCTTGCAGGTAAGTTGTCAAACATGCCATGGTGGATATCATACAAAACCTACCAGGTATTTTAAAAACATAAAACTTTTTAACCCAAACATACCTGGCCACAAATATCACGAAAATGTCTCTTGCAGTGCCTGTCATGCACAATGGACTATATACGATTTTGGCTTTTATGCCCTTAAAGACGATACAAAAGACTACACCAAATGGTCTGCTTTTACACTTACCGGTAACCCACAAGCGGATAAGTTTTTATCTAATGCTATAGGTCTTATGGAAGAAGGTAAAATCCCGCCGCCTCCCATGCAGGAAGATTTTCTTACTGGTAAATTAGTGCCAGGACTTTGGCATATTGGATATTTATTCACAAGATGGGAATATGTAATACTAGGTAAAATGGGTAGCAAATATGTAATATTGCGCCCAATGTATCAGTATTACTTTAGCTATAAAAACGCGCAAGGCAAAGTTATTGTAAATAATAAATTTATGGGTGCAGACTGGGAACCATACTTTCCTCATACGATTGGCAAAGCACGAAGCTGTTTATTTTGCCATGGAAATAAAACCGTAGCAGGCGATGGCTTTTATCCGTTAAAAGACAATTATGCAACAAACCTTATGAGACCAACAACATGCGCACAGAGCAATGTTAGGGTATTAAACAATAAAGAAAAAGAAAACCTCATAAATTACACGCCTTTATTCAAAAAAGAATATTTGAGACACCTAAATTATTATAAAAAATGA